Proteins encoded by one window of Planctomycetota bacterium:
- the uvrA gene encoding excinuclease ABC subunit UvrA produces the protein KPDVDAIEGLPPTIAIEQRRTGFNPRSTVATVTEVHDYLRLLFARVGTPACPRCGRPIRPQGPEEIVESVLRLPPGTRLMVLAPLVRGQRGEHKEVIRGVVADGFVRVRIDGQMYELKNVPRLAKGRRHTIEAVVDRLVAKEAARNRLADSVETALRMSDGLVLVSHESAAGNWKNTLYSERYACVRCNLSFEELSPRLFSFNSPYGACPTCHGLGAVQQFDEDLIVPDADLSLAAGALAPWKAGPHRYRSFYEEALARFIRDFNVDPETPFRKLPKRARDALLHGGTPNADRTREPTGRPAEPWEGVIPSLQRLDEKNRKASVQRWLEQFMSEQPCPACRGARLRPEARAVTVGGKAIHEICALSVTEAAGFFDSLHLEGEKETIGRQVVAEIRNRLRFMMGVGVGYLTLDRSSDSLAGGEAQRIRLATQVGSGLVGVCYVLDEPTIGLHARDNRRLLDTLLRLRDLGNTVVVVEHDEDTIRAADHVLDMGPGAGEHGGRIVAEGTVPEIAASKGSLTGRYLARHMAIPIPTKRRRANCRRAVRISGARENNLKNLSVAFPLGCLVCVTGVSGSGKSTLVGQTLAPALRRKLYGSREKCGIYRRLSGADEVDRVIEIDQSPIGRTPRSNAATYTKVFDHIRRVFAQTREAKVRGYGPSRFSFNVKGGRCETCRGQGVRKLEMHFLPDVYVTCSECRGSRYARETLEITYRAKTIADVLGMRVSEALQFFENFPRIVGQLETLEAVGLGYIALGQNSTTLSGGEAQRVKLAAELGKHSTGRTLYVLDEPTTGLHFADIQRLLDVLARLVDLGNTMVVIEHNFEVIKSADWIIDLGPEGGDAGGCVIAEGPPERLVRSPESHTGRYLARHLAGKG, from the coding sequence AAAGCCCGACGTGGACGCCATCGAAGGTCTTCCGCCGACCATCGCCATCGAGCAGCGCCGGACCGGCTTTAACCCGCGTTCCACCGTCGCGACGGTCACAGAGGTCCACGATTATCTGCGCCTTTTGTTCGCGCGGGTGGGGACGCCGGCCTGCCCGCGTTGCGGCCGGCCGATCCGTCCACAGGGTCCCGAGGAGATCGTCGAGAGCGTGCTGCGGCTCCCGCCGGGCACGCGCCTCATGGTGCTCGCGCCGCTGGTGCGCGGTCAGCGCGGCGAGCACAAGGAGGTCATCCGTGGAGTCGTGGCGGACGGTTTCGTGCGCGTCCGAATCGACGGGCAGATGTATGAACTGAAGAACGTTCCTCGGCTCGCCAAGGGGCGGCGCCACACGATCGAGGCTGTCGTCGATCGCCTGGTGGCGAAGGAGGCCGCCCGAAACCGCCTGGCCGATTCCGTCGAGACCGCCCTCCGCATGAGCGACGGCCTGGTGCTCGTGAGCCACGAGTCGGCGGCGGGGAACTGGAAGAACACGCTCTACAGTGAGCGGTACGCGTGCGTCCGCTGCAACCTGAGTTTTGAGGAACTCTCGCCCCGCCTCTTTAGTTTCAACAGCCCCTACGGGGCCTGCCCGACCTGCCACGGCCTTGGGGCCGTCCAGCAGTTCGACGAGGATCTCATCGTCCCCGACGCGGACCTCTCGCTGGCGGCCGGGGCGCTGGCGCCCTGGAAGGCAGGCCCGCACCGCTACCGGTCGTTCTACGAGGAGGCGCTCGCCCGCTTCATCCGCGATTTCAATGTGGACCCCGAGACGCCTTTCCGCAAACTTCCGAAGCGCGCCCGCGACGCCTTGCTCCACGGGGGAACGCCGAACGCCGACCGCACGCGGGAACCCACCGGGCGCCCAGCCGAGCCATGGGAAGGCGTCATCCCCAGCCTCCAGCGCCTGGACGAAAAGAACCGCAAGGCGTCGGTCCAGCGGTGGCTCGAACAGTTCATGAGCGAGCAGCCCTGCCCCGCCTGCCGGGGGGCGCGCCTCAGGCCGGAGGCGCGAGCCGTCACGGTGGGCGGCAAAGCCATCCACGAAATCTGCGCCCTGAGCGTGACCGAAGCCGCCGGCTTCTTCGACTCCCTTCACCTGGAAGGCGAGAAGGAAACGATCGGGCGCCAAGTGGTTGCCGAAATCCGCAACCGCCTGCGGTTCATGATGGGCGTCGGCGTCGGCTACCTGACGCTCGACCGTTCGAGCGATTCTCTGGCCGGCGGCGAGGCGCAGCGGATCCGGCTGGCGACGCAGGTCGGCAGCGGCCTGGTGGGCGTCTGCTACGTCCTGGACGAACCGACGATCGGCCTGCACGCGCGCGACAACCGCCGGCTTCTCGACACCCTGCTGCGCCTGCGAGACCTGGGGAACACCGTCGTCGTCGTCGAGCACGACGAGGACACGATCCGTGCGGCCGACCATGTGCTGGACATGGGCCCCGGCGCTGGCGAGCACGGCGGGCGCATTGTGGCTGAGGGAACGGTCCCGGAGATCGCCGCCTCCAAAGGCTCGCTGACGGGGCGGTACCTGGCGCGCCACATGGCGATTCCGATTCCGACGAAGCGGCGCCGCGCCAACTGCCGGCGTGCCGTCCGAATCTCCGGCGCCCGTGAGAACAATCTGAAAAACCTTTCCGTTGCGTTTCCGCTGGGGTGCCTGGTGTGCGTCACGGGCGTGAGCGGTTCGGGCAAGAGCACCCTGGTCGGGCAGACGCTGGCGCCGGCGCTTCGGCGGAAACTGTACGGAAGCCGCGAAAAATGCGGCATCTATCGACGCCTCTCCGGGGCGGACGAGGTGGACCGCGTCATCGAGATCGATCAGAGCCCCATCGGCCGCACCCCGCGATCCAACGCCGCCACCTACACCAAGGTGTTCGACCACATTCGGCGCGTCTTCGCCCAGACACGCGAGGCGAAGGTTCGGGGCTACGGGCCCAGCCGATTCAGTTTCAATGTCAAGGGTGGGCGCTGTGAAACCTGCCGGGGCCAAGGCGTCAGAAAACTCGAGATGCATTTCCTGCCCGATGTGTACGTCACGTGCAGCGAGTGCCGCGGCAGCCGGTACGCCCGCGAGACGCTCGAAATCACGTACCGCGCGAAGACGATTGCCGACGTGCTGGGAATGCGGGTAAGCGAGGCCCTTCAGTTTTTCGAGAACTTTCCGCGCATCGTCGGGCAACTCGAGACGCTGGAGGCGGTGGGCCTGGGCTACATCGCGCTGGGACAGAACTCGACGACGCTTTCGGGCGGCGAGGCCCAGCGCGTCAAACTCGCCGCCGAACTCGGGAAGCACTCCACCGGCCGGACGCTCTACGTCCTCGATGAGCCGACCACGGGCCTCCACTTCGCCGACATCCAGCGCCTTCTCGACGTTCTGGCGCGCCTGGTGGACCTGGGGAATACGATGGTCGTCATCGAACACAACTTCGAGGTCATCAAGAGCGCCGACTGGATTATTGACCTTGGACCAGAGGGCGGCGACGCCGGCGGCTGCGTCATCGCCGAAGGACCGCCCGAACGCCTTGTCCGATCGCCCGAGAGCCACACGGGGCGGTACCTCGCGCGACACCTGGCGGGCAAAGGATAG
- a CDS encoding thioredoxin family protein gives MIPDSLDLGGFRVHRALGGWLGLAVLAGAIAAPAAEAPKSQGQPKAETPAIQPDWRKDLDSALKEAAASDRVVLIYFHADWSQPCEWMSRGCFGNKPMVTFIFRHFVPLRVDDTKEASPVSQRFGIRVYPSVLFLLPTGETLHLAMGPRKPEEFANLLNQVRLFPELLRAQKKAPNDLEANFALGNAFALLNQLRRAAPYLEQAAELDPENKHGRRSQARLILAMVPLEDGNAAATLDNLAAYLLDFPDAPEVPTAMYYVGTVFYGEKRYGEAREAFAELQKRFPRHPMTYKADKAVEYIDGLLRAADDGQPKAPGTEPEPKHALPEEEPPATQGRMTKPE, from the coding sequence GTGATCCCCGATTCACTCGACCTGGGAGGCTTTCGGGTGCACCGCGCTCTGGGAGGCTGGTTGGGCTTAGCGGTGTTGGCGGGTGCCATCGCCGCCCCGGCGGCCGAGGCGCCCAAGTCCCAGGGCCAGCCGAAGGCCGAAACGCCCGCCATCCAACCCGATTGGCGGAAAGACCTCGACTCGGCTTTGAAAGAGGCCGCCGCCTCCGACCGCGTTGTCCTCATCTACTTCCACGCCGACTGGTCCCAGCCCTGCGAGTGGATGAGCCGCGGCTGCTTCGGCAACAAGCCGATGGTGACGTTCATTTTCCGGCACTTCGTCCCGCTGCGCGTGGACGACACGAAGGAGGCGAGCCCGGTCAGCCAGAGGTTCGGCATCCGGGTCTATCCGAGCGTCCTGTTTCTCCTACCCACCGGCGAGACGCTGCACCTGGCGATGGGACCGCGTAAGCCCGAGGAGTTTGCCAACCTGCTGAACCAGGTCCGTCTGTTTCCCGAACTCCTGCGGGCCCAGAAGAAGGCGCCGAACGATCTGGAGGCGAATTTCGCCCTTGGCAATGCCTTCGCCCTGCTCAATCAACTTCGCCGCGCGGCGCCTTACCTGGAACAAGCGGCCGAACTCGACCCCGAAAACAAGCACGGGCGCCGCAGCCAGGCCAGACTCATCCTCGCCATGGTGCCGCTCGAGGACGGCAACGCGGCCGCCACCCTCGACAACCTCGCGGCGTATCTTCTCGACTTCCCCGACGCGCCGGAGGTCCCGACGGCCATGTATTACGTCGGCACGGTCTTCTACGGCGAGAAACGGTATGGCGAGGCGCGCGAGGCCTTTGCGGAACTCCAGAAGCGCTTTCCCCGGCATCCCATGACGTATAAGGCCGACAAGGCCGTCGAGTACATCGACGGCCTCCTGCGTGCGGCAGACGATGGCCAACCCAAGGCGCCCGGAACCGAGCCCGAACCGAAGCACGCCCTGCCCGAAGAAGAGCCGCCTGCCACACAAGGCCGAATGACGAAACCCGAATGA
- a CDS encoding acetyl-CoA carboxylase carboxyltransferase subunit alpha yields MARMTLEFEKPFAKLEEQIHKLEEQQRTRGMDLSAEIRDIRKNLVAMIRKKYESLTPWEVVQVARHPDRPQTIDYVEAFVKDFKELHGDRLFRDDRAIVCGLGRIGGERVMIVGHHKGRDTREKVACFFGCAHPEGYRKALRCMRLAEKFHVPIIAFIDTQGAYPGIGAEERGVAEAIAVNLREMSCLRVPIVGIVIGEGASGGYVGIGVADRLLMLEYAYCSVITPEGCAAILWRTAAKAPEAAEALRLTAADVKRFGVIEEIVPEPLGGAHRNPREMAITLERRIGRHLRELKQRPLDELLAERYEKLRRVGVVAEAAAGSVAPGQEGAAQGPPAS; encoded by the coding sequence ATGGCCCGGATGACCCTGGAATTCGAAAAACCGTTCGCCAAGCTCGAAGAGCAGATCCACAAGTTGGAGGAGCAGCAGCGCACTCGGGGCATGGACCTGAGCGCGGAAATTCGCGACATCCGCAAGAACCTCGTGGCGATGATCCGCAAGAAGTACGAGTCGCTGACCCCGTGGGAGGTCGTCCAGGTGGCGCGTCATCCGGATCGGCCTCAGACGATCGACTATGTCGAAGCCTTCGTCAAGGACTTCAAGGAGTTGCACGGCGACCGGCTCTTCCGGGACGACCGGGCCATTGTATGCGGCCTGGGCCGGATCGGCGGCGAGCGGGTGATGATCGTCGGTCACCACAAGGGGCGTGACACGCGCGAGAAGGTGGCGTGCTTTTTCGGCTGCGCCCATCCCGAGGGATACCGCAAGGCCCTGAGGTGCATGCGGCTGGCGGAGAAGTTCCACGTGCCGATCATCGCTTTCATCGACACCCAGGGCGCGTATCCGGGGATCGGCGCGGAGGAGCGCGGCGTCGCCGAGGCCATTGCCGTCAACCTCCGCGAGATGAGTTGCCTGCGGGTCCCGATCGTCGGCATCGTCATCGGCGAAGGCGCCTCGGGCGGGTACGTCGGGATCGGCGTCGCGGACCGCCTGCTGATGCTCGAGTACGCCTATTGCAGCGTCATTACGCCGGAGGGGTGCGCGGCGATTCTGTGGCGGACGGCGGCCAAGGCGCCCGAGGCCGCCGAGGCGCTTCGGTTGACGGCCGCGGATGTGAAACGGTTCGGCGTCATCGAGGAGATCGTTCCGGAACCGCTCGGCGGGGCGCATCGTAACCCGCGAGAGATGGCCATCACGCTGGAGCGGCGAATCGGCCGGCACCTGAGGGAACTGAAGCAGCGGCCTCTCGATGAACTGCTGGCGGAGCGCTATGAGAAACTTCGCCGCGTCGGCGTCGTGGCCGAGGCGGCGGCGGGGTCCGTCGCCCCGGGGCAGGAGGGGGCCGCCCAAGGACCGCCGGCCTCGTGA
- a CDS encoding serine/threonine-protein kinase has product MSQIIGGFQLVRKVAESHSAEIFLAIRLAGKGRGGEYALKALRPQFAHDPLYRGYLETEYRVCSGLEHPNLVRILELELNDVRPHLIMDFIPGRSLQMLLRRGRPSLLQSLAWLGQAADGLAYFHELGYLHRDVKPQNIIAADESPVRVIDFALARRQDATPLRHMMRKWFERRRPGTWSYMSPEQIQNDRLTGQSDVYSLGVTLYECLTGRVPFASHRPQDLLDQHVRAPVPTVRSLDPDVPLQVDDFVQAMLAKDPLDRPQGMGYVSAMLRALAEAYGRKG; this is encoded by the coding sequence ATGTCGCAAATCATCGGCGGGTTCCAACTCGTGCGCAAGGTGGCGGAATCACACAGCGCCGAGATCTTCCTGGCGATCCGGCTCGCGGGGAAGGGGCGCGGCGGCGAGTACGCGCTGAAGGCCCTGCGGCCGCAGTTCGCTCACGACCCTCTGTACCGCGGGTACCTCGAGACGGAGTACCGCGTTTGCTCCGGGCTGGAGCACCCGAACCTGGTGCGGATTCTCGAACTGGAACTGAACGACGTTCGGCCGCACCTGATCATGGATTTCATTCCGGGGCGTAGCCTCCAGATGCTTCTGAGGCGAGGCCGGCCGAGCCTCCTGCAATCGCTCGCGTGGCTGGGGCAGGCGGCCGACGGGTTGGCGTACTTCCACGAACTCGGGTATCTCCATCGCGACGTCAAGCCGCAGAACATCATCGCCGCCGACGAGAGCCCGGTGCGGGTGATTGATTTCGCGCTGGCCCGCCGGCAGGATGCGACGCCCCTGCGCCACATGATGCGAAAGTGGTTCGAGCGCCGCCGGCCGGGCACGTGGTCCTACATGTCGCCGGAACAGATTCAGAACGACCGGCTGACGGGACAGTCGGACGTGTACAGCCTGGGTGTGACGCTGTACGAGTGCCTCACCGGGCGGGTTCCCTTCGCCAGCCACAGGCCCCAGGACCTCCTGGACCAGCACGTGCGGGCGCCCGTGCCGACCGTCCGCTCGCTGGATCCCGACGTGCCGCTTCAGGTGGACGACTTCGTTCAGGCGATGCTGGCCAAAGACCCTCTTGACCGCCCGCAGGGGATGGGGTATGTGAGTGCGATGCTGCGGGCCCTGGCAGAGGCCTACGGCCGGAAGGGATAG
- a CDS encoding prephenate dehydrogenase, producing the protein MTIIGVGLVGGSLGLALKKRGLARRVVGVGYREPSLQAARDCGAADETSLDPRAGVGGSDLVVLATPVGKFAEILERAVPGLEPGAVVIDVGSTKREVVASLEPLVRAPSAFVGCHPIAGSEQRGIVHAREDLFQGATCVVTPTDRTPADTLKRIVATWEGVGMVVRTLSPEVHDCLLAEVSHLPHVVASVLVQAVSGEAEPLVGPGWADTTRVASGDPPLWRDILLSNADEVAAAIERALGALAAFRTALSKRDARRVEALLDQAKQRRDRIVRARGNLGLSEPKRGQ; encoded by the coding sequence GTGACTATTATCGGAGTGGGCTTGGTCGGCGGCAGCCTCGGCCTGGCCTTGAAGAAGCGCGGGCTCGCCCGCCGCGTGGTCGGCGTCGGGTACCGTGAGCCCAGCCTCCAGGCCGCCCGCGACTGCGGCGCCGCCGACGAAACCTCGCTGGACCCCCGCGCCGGCGTCGGCGGGAGCGACCTGGTCGTCCTGGCCACCCCGGTGGGCAAGTTCGCCGAAATTTTGGAGCGTGCCGTTCCCGGCCTCGAGCCGGGGGCTGTGGTCATCGACGTCGGAAGCACCAAGCGAGAGGTCGTTGCCTCGCTCGAGCCTCTGGTTCGGGCGCCAAGCGCATTTGTCGGGTGCCACCCCATCGCGGGCAGCGAGCAGCGCGGCATCGTTCACGCCCGCGAAGACCTTTTCCAGGGCGCCACCTGCGTCGTCACGCCGACCGATCGCACCCCCGCCGACACCCTGAAGCGCATCGTCGCCACCTGGGAAGGCGTCGGCATGGTCGTCCGGACGCTTTCGCCCGAAGTCCACGATTGCCTCCTGGCCGAGGTGAGCCACCTTCCGCACGTCGTCGCCTCGGTCCTCGTGCAGGCCGTCTCCGGCGAGGCGGAACCGCTGGTCGGCCCCGGCTGGGCGGACACGACCCGCGTGGCCTCGGGCGACCCGCCCCTCTGGCGCGACATCCTCCTCTCGAACGCCGATGAGGTGGCCGCGGCGATCGAGCGGGCCCTGGGCGCCTTGGCCGCGTTCCGCACGGCGCTCTCGAAACGCGACGCCCGGCGCGTCGAGGCGCTTCTCGACCAAGCCAAGCAGCGACGCGACCGCATCGTCCGGGCCCGGGGGAACCTGGGCCTGTCCGAACCGAAGAGAGGCCAGTGA
- the purL gene encoding phosphoribosylformylglycinamidine synthase subunit PurL, producing MVWEIEVRLTDHARDVHGQEVLRQIRDLGIQSVTAVESARLFYLDTAAPAKDVERIAGELLTDPVVERYRLADGKRKGKDARPTVVVRRKPGVMDPVATSTLQAIADMGIEARRCRTARKYYFAGKPKRAELETIARAVLANACIEDIEFKDDVSGVFRDAPPYRFQVITVPLAEADDERLQKISREGGLFLNVREMRAIQEHFKSLGRDPTDVELETLAQTWSEHCVHKTLRGIIRFRRPGKRDETIDNLLKNTVFRATKELARPWCISVFQDNAGIIEFDDPWCVCFKVETHNHPSALEPYGGAATGIGGVIRDPLGTGLGAKPILNTDIFCFAPPDYPADKLPPGVLHPRRILRGVVAGVRDYGNRMGIPTANGALYFDERYLGNCLVYCGNLGLMPRDKCFKHPKAGHKIVVVGGRTGRDGIHGATFSSSELTHTTGSEFSHAVQIGNPIVEKKMVDTLLVARDRGLYSAVTDCGAGGLSSAVGEMGAELGAEVFLDRVPLKYDGLSYTEIWISEAQERMVLAVEPEKADELLALFASEDVEATVIGEFTDSGLLRLRYEGNLVCDLDLKFLHDGPPRYERSAEWVPPEHPEPKTQPKADYTADLLAILSSWNVCSKEWVIRQYDHEVQGQTVIKPLQGVREDGPGDACVITPILGSTKGLAVGCGMNPKYGDVDPYWMAAAGIDEAVRNVVAVGARPDRIALLDNFCWGNCEKPDRLGSLVLAAKACYDVAVALGTPFISGKDSLNNEFATDSETIAIPPTLLISALGLVDDIRRCVTMDLKEAGNPVYLVGIAAGCVRACHDLSEGGLAVAAAEMAFAADLGLEIDLSAVPREDALNDDGRILFSESQTRFLVEVARSRVAEFEKALAGVPCARVGEVTKNGQLVVRGLGGKTVVEAACDRLRDAWKAPLAW from the coding sequence ATGGTCTGGGAGATCGAAGTCCGACTGACAGACCACGCCCGCGACGTGCACGGCCAGGAAGTGCTCCGCCAGATCCGCGACCTCGGCATCCAGTCCGTGACCGCCGTGGAATCCGCCCGGCTCTTTTACCTCGATACGGCGGCGCCTGCGAAGGACGTCGAACGCATTGCCGGCGAACTGCTGACCGACCCGGTCGTCGAGCGCTATCGCCTCGCCGACGGAAAACGCAAGGGCAAAGACGCCCGCCCCACCGTCGTCGTCCGGCGTAAGCCCGGCGTCATGGACCCCGTGGCGACGAGCACCCTCCAGGCCATCGCCGACATGGGCATCGAGGCCCGCCGGTGCCGTACCGCACGCAAGTACTATTTCGCCGGCAAGCCGAAGCGGGCCGAACTCGAAACCATCGCCCGGGCCGTCCTCGCGAACGCCTGCATCGAGGACATCGAGTTCAAGGACGATGTGTCGGGCGTCTTCCGCGACGCACCGCCCTACCGTTTCCAGGTTATCACGGTTCCGCTGGCCGAGGCCGACGACGAACGCCTTCAGAAAATCAGCCGCGAAGGCGGCCTGTTCCTGAACGTCCGCGAGATGCGCGCCATCCAGGAGCATTTCAAGTCCCTCGGCCGCGACCCCACCGACGTGGAACTCGAGACCCTCGCCCAGACGTGGTCCGAGCACTGCGTCCACAAGACGCTGCGCGGGATCATCCGTTTTCGCCGGCCCGGAAAGCGCGACGAGACGATTGACAACCTCTTGAAGAACACCGTCTTCCGCGCTACAAAAGAACTTGCGAGGCCCTGGTGCATTTCCGTCTTTCAGGACAACGCCGGCATCATCGAGTTCGACGATCCGTGGTGCGTCTGCTTCAAGGTCGAGACACACAACCATCCGAGCGCGCTCGAGCCTTATGGCGGAGCGGCGACGGGGATCGGCGGCGTCATCCGCGATCCGCTCGGCACCGGCCTCGGCGCCAAGCCCATCTTGAACACCGACATCTTCTGTTTCGCTCCGCCCGATTACCCTGCCGACAAATTGCCGCCCGGCGTGCTTCATCCCCGGCGGATCCTGCGCGGGGTCGTGGCGGGCGTCCGCGATTACGGCAACCGCATGGGCATCCCCACCGCCAACGGCGCCCTCTATTTCGACGAAAGGTACCTCGGCAACTGCCTCGTGTATTGCGGCAACCTGGGCCTCATGCCGCGCGACAAGTGCTTCAAACATCCCAAGGCCGGCCACAAGATCGTCGTCGTCGGCGGCCGCACAGGACGCGACGGCATCCACGGCGCGACCTTCTCCAGCAGCGAGTTGACGCACACCACCGGCTCGGAGTTCAGCCACGCCGTTCAGATCGGCAACCCCATCGTCGAAAAGAAAATGGTCGATACGCTCCTGGTGGCCCGCGACCGCGGCCTTTATTCGGCGGTCACCGACTGCGGGGCCGGGGGCCTCTCGAGTGCCGTCGGCGAAATGGGCGCCGAACTCGGGGCCGAGGTCTTCCTCGACCGCGTCCCCCTCAAGTACGACGGCCTCTCCTACACCGAAATCTGGATCTCCGAGGCCCAGGAACGCATGGTCCTTGCCGTCGAACCGGAAAAGGCCGACGAACTCCTGGCCCTCTTCGCCTCCGAAGACGTCGAGGCAACCGTCATCGGCGAGTTCACCGACTCTGGCCTGCTGCGCCTCCGCTACGAGGGCAACCTCGTCTGCGACCTCGACCTGAAGTTCCTCCACGATGGCCCCCCGCGCTACGAGCGGTCCGCCGAGTGGGTCCCGCCCGAGCATCCGGAACCGAAGACGCAACCGAAGGCCGACTACACCGCCGACCTGCTGGCCATCCTCTCCAGTTGGAACGTCTGCTCCAAGGAATGGGTCATCCGCCAGTACGACCACGAGGTCCAGGGCCAGACCGTCATCAAGCCCCTTCAGGGCGTCCGCGAAGACGGTCCCGGCGATGCGTGCGTCATCACACCCATCCTCGGCTCCACGAAGGGTCTGGCCGTCGGTTGCGGCATGAACCCGAAGTACGGCGACGTGGACCCCTACTGGATGGCCGCGGCCGGCATCGACGAGGCGGTCCGCAACGTCGTCGCCGTCGGCGCGCGGCCCGACCGCATCGCCCTGCTGGACAACTTCTGCTGGGGCAACTGCGAGAAGCCCGACCGCCTGGGGTCGCTCGTCCTGGCGGCCAAGGCGTGTTACGACGTGGCCGTTGCCCTCGGCACGCCCTTCATCAGCGGCAAGGACAGCCTCAATAACGAGTTCGCGACCGATTCCGAGACCATCGCCATCCCGCCGACCCTCCTCATCAGCGCGCTCGGCCTGGTGGACGACATACGCCGGTGCGTGACGATGGACCTCAAGGAGGCCGGCAACCCGGTGTATTTGGTGGGCATCGCGGCCGGCTGCGTCCGGGCCTGCCATGACCTCTCGGAAGGGGGCCTCGCGGTCGCTGCGGCCGAGATGGCCTTCGCCGCCGACCTCGGCCTGGAGA